The genomic segment TGGAATCCGTGCAGCTGCCGCCGTTTCCGAAGGTGAACATCCGCCCGCCCGCGGCGAAGCGGCGTGCCGTCTCGGTGGCGGCCACGTCCAGCAGCTCGGCGTTGGCGTCCAGCGTGGCGCGCCGCAATGCCAGGCTTTCGGCCGCTTTCGCCCGGGCCGAGGCGGCCAGATCGGCGAGCAGTGCGGTGGGGTCGTCCTCCTCGGCATCGATGAACGGATAGAGAAAGTTGGTGGGTTCGTCGTGACTCATCAAGCGTCCTCGATTCGGCCGATCGCGGTGCCGGCATGCACGAGCACCAAATCACCTGTGGCAACGGGGCCGACGAGCGTGGTCACGACGTTCTCGACCCCGCGCGCGGTGCGTACAGTGGCCGTGTCGTCGGCGGAGTCGGCCGTCACCTCGCCCAGGCGACCCTCGTCGCTGCACGTCACGCACACTAGGTCCGTCGGGTCACACTGCGACGAGCCGGGTTTGAGCAGCCCGGAGTGCTCGAAGCAGACGTGCGTGAGCTCCCACAGCAGGTGATAGAACAACACGAAGCCACCGGTCGCGGGCACGCGCGGATCCGGGTCGTCCAGCCACAGCACGTGATCGGCCATTCCTGCCTGCGGTCGTTCGCCGCTGCCGATCCACATCGTGGTGGCACCCCATGCGGGACTACGTCGCATCACCGAGCGCACGTCCGCGTCGTCCGCACGCGAGACCGCGACCACGATGTCGCCGGGGCGCACCGAAACTCGCACCAGATCAACCAAATCGGGCCCGGTGAGTGCGACGGCGGGCAATGCGCGTTTCCCCACGATCACCGGATGGACGAACTCGACCGCGATGTGCAGCGCATGCGGCTCCCAGGACGGGGCGATGGACCACATGGTGGCGCCGGCGGCGAACCGCTTGGCCAACGTGAAGGCTGCAGCGGCCAAGTCGGTGGCTAGATCCGAGGCCAGTTCGGCGCCGAGCCCGCGGTCGATCGCCGTGAACGTCGTCATGACATCTCCTCGAGTGCGGTGAGCATCGAGATCGCCGCCTGGCCCAACGCCAGCCCGCCGTCGTTAGGCGGCACGGTGTGATGGGTCAGCACCTCAAAACCATTGCGCTGCAGCAGCTCACGACAGCCGCGTGAGAGCAGCACGTTCTGGAAAACACCGCCGGTCAGGCCCACCAGCCGGATCGGGCCGGCCACCTGCGCCACCACCTTGGCTACCGCGATCG from the Mycobacterium lentiflavum genome contains:
- a CDS encoding HypC/HybG/HupF family hydrogenase formation chaperone yields the protein MTTFTAIDRGLGAELASDLATDLAAAAFTLAKRFAAGATMWSIAPSWEPHALHIAVEFVHPVIVGKRALPAVALTGPDLVDLVRVSVRPGDIVVAVSRADDADVRSVMRRSPAWGATTMWIGSGERPQAGMADHVLWLDDPDPRVPATGGFVLFYHLLWELTHVCFEHSGLLKPGSSQCDPTDLVCVTCSDEGRLGEVTADSADDTATVRTARGVENVVTTLVGPVATGDLVLVHAGTAIGRIEDA